One window of Elaeis guineensis isolate ETL-2024a chromosome 11, EG11, whole genome shotgun sequence genomic DNA carries:
- the LOC105034261 gene encoding phosphoglucan phosphatase DSP4, amyloplastic isoform X1 — translation MNCLQNLPKPLAPHLQAMRNHSRRPPVLNLQGIVRADLGGNMGMNAFPVPASSTEKSGAGVNDGKSKIYSNNMTQAMGAVLTYRHEVGMNYNFIRPDLIVGSCLQTPSDVDKLHKIGVKNIFCLQEDSDLEYLGLTLVPFKNLPLDVMILNTIALKSAGLHVLDSRL, via the exons ATGAACTGCCTTCAGAACCTTCCCAA ACCCCTTGCTCCCCATCTACAAGCAATGAGAAACCACTCTAGAAGACCTCCGGTCTTGAATCTG CAGGGGATCGTACGAGCTGATCTTGGTGGAAATATGGGCATGAAT GCATTTCCTGTTCCTGCTTCCAGCACTGAAAAGAGTGGTGCTGGAGTAAACGATgggaaatctaaaatatatagcaATAATATGACACAGGCAATGGGTGCAG TGCTCACATACAGGCATGAAGTTGGAATGAACTATAATTTTATTCGGCCAGACTTGATTGTTGGCTCCTGCCTGCAG ACCCCATCAGACGTTGACAAGCTTCACAAGATAGGGGTGAAAAACATTTTCTGCTTGCAAGAAGACTCAGACCTCGA ATATTTGGGGTTGACATTAGTGCCATTCAAGAATTTGCCATTAGACGTGATGATATTGAACACCATCGCACTGAAATCAG CTGGCTTACATGTATTGGATTCAAGGCTATAA
- the LOC105034261 gene encoding phosphoglucan phosphatase DSP4, amyloplastic isoform X2, translating into MNCLQNLPKPLAPHLQAMRNHSRRPPVLNLGIVRADLGGNMGMNAFPVPASSTEKSGAGVNDGKSKIYSNNMTQAMGAVLTYRHEVGMNYNFIRPDLIVGSCLQTPSDVDKLHKIGVKNIFCLQEDSDLEYLGLTLVPFKNLPLDVMILNTIALKSAGLHVLDSRL; encoded by the exons ATGAACTGCCTTCAGAACCTTCCCAA ACCCCTTGCTCCCCATCTACAAGCAATGAGAAACCACTCTAGAAGACCTCCGGTCTTGAATCTG GGGATCGTACGAGCTGATCTTGGTGGAAATATGGGCATGAAT GCATTTCCTGTTCCTGCTTCCAGCACTGAAAAGAGTGGTGCTGGAGTAAACGATgggaaatctaaaatatatagcaATAATATGACACAGGCAATGGGTGCAG TGCTCACATACAGGCATGAAGTTGGAATGAACTATAATTTTATTCGGCCAGACTTGATTGTTGGCTCCTGCCTGCAG ACCCCATCAGACGTTGACAAGCTTCACAAGATAGGGGTGAAAAACATTTTCTGCTTGCAAGAAGACTCAGACCTCGA ATATTTGGGGTTGACATTAGTGCCATTCAAGAATTTGCCATTAGACGTGATGATATTGAACACCATCGCACTGAAATCAG CTGGCTTACATGTATTGGATTCAAGGCTATAA